Part of the Abditibacteriota bacterium genome, CGAATTACACCCCGGCGAAACCTTTTTCGCCGGGGACCCCGATCCCTTCCCGGAAATGGCCAAACGCCGATGGCGTTTGATCTGTTGCCATTTCCGCCGGGATGACAAGAAGTTTTTCCTGCCCCGCGATACGGCCCCCCCAACGGCGGTGGGCCGCAGTGTCCCGTTCAACAACAGACGTCATCTCGGCGCCCTGAACGAAGTGAAGGCACTCTCGGGGTCCCCGCAAAATCGCAGATTTTGTGGGGTGAGGTTCGAGATCCCCTTTGATAGAACCGCGAGCCCCGACACAGGACCGGCCCAACGGGACAGGAACAAAAGCGCTCTCCCACGCTTTGCGTCGGGACCCCAGGGCGAATAATGTGCTATAATACATACGGGCGCGCAGCCCGCAATACAGTGTGAACACACCGGAGGAAATATGCGAATAATGTGGATATTGGCGATACTTGTGACGTTCCTGGCGGCAGGGGCGGCCTTTGCCTTTGACGCCCTCGCCTTTGCGGACAAGGCCTTTTCGGGAGAGGGGACCCCGGAGAAGACGGAGCACTCCTTCACCGTCCTGGCGGAGACCTTTCCGAATACCACCAAGGTCAACCGCATGCAGGACGGGGTCAACCCCATAAGGCTGGCGGGCAGGACCTACAGGCACGGCCTGGGGGTCCACGCGGACAACCATTTGCTCTTTGAGTTTTCCAAGCCTGTCATCAGGTTCACGAGCCGGGTGGGCATCGATTCGCTGATGAGCGGCACTCCTGCGGAGATCACCTGGCAGGTGCTGGCCGACGGCAAAGAGGTGGCCGCCGGAGAAGCAAAGAGCGACAACACCTGCAAGACCGTGGACGTAACGCTGCCGGGCATCACCCGTCTGGAGCTGCTGCTGGACCACGGCAAGGAGCACACCTGCGACCAGACCGACTGGGGCGACGCCCGGGTGTATTTTGCCGACGGCACCGACGCCTGGCTGGACGAGATAGCCGGAGCCAGCCGCGTCATATACAGATATCCTTTTTCCTTCGTCTATGGCGGCGTGTCCTCCGACGAGCTGCTGCCCCGGTGGCAGTTTGACAAAAAGAGCGAGACCCTGTCCGACACCCACGTGGTCAACACCTACACCTACACAGGGGACCGGCTCACCGTGAAGGCGGTGGTCAATATATACACCGACACCCAGGCTCTGGACTGGACGGTGTATTTCACAGGCACCGGCAATACCCGCAGCAAGATCCTGAAGGACGTGAACGCCCTCAACGTGGACTACCGCCTCTCGACTTCAGCCCCCGTGGGAGGGGACGCCCTGCCCACGGGACTGATCATGGAGCCGGTGAAGGATGAGAAAAAGGAGCTCACCGACGTGGTGCTGTGCCGCACGGGAGGCTCCATAGGCTGCGTGCGCTTCAGCTTTGACGAATTCCGGCAGATACCGGAGCGTCTGCCCAAGGGCGAGACCGTGTCCACCGTCCACGGGGGCCTCAGCCCCTCCGGCGGCGACTACAGCCCCTGGTGGAGCCTGAAATGGGGAGACGGCGGCATGGTGTGCGGCCTGGGCTGGACGGGCAACTGGCGGGCAGACTATACCTGCGACGGAGAAAACCTGAACGTCAGGGCCGGCTTCGGCGACGCCTTCAACGCATATCTGAAGCCCGGGGAGACCGTGCGCAGCGCCAGGGTCATGAGCGTCTTCTTTAACGGCGATGATATACAGACGGGCATGAATCTCTTCCGCCGGTCCATGATCAACCACGTGAGCCCCCGGGAGAACGGCAGGGCTGCGGAGATACCCATCGCCTACACCGTCTCCGCCTCGGAGACCAACGCGGGCACCGAGGAAGTGGACAGGGATTATATGAACGGCTTCAAAGGCCTGGGCTTTGAGGTCACCTGGTTCGACGCCTACGTGCTCCGGGACGGCTTCCCCGCCTGCATCGGCAATTATCACAAGCCTGTCAGTGATATGATAGACCCGGTGCGCTATCCCCACGGCATGGAGCCCTTGGTCAAAATGGCCAACGATTACGGCACCGACATCATGATGTGGTTCGCCCCGGAAACGGTGGGCAAGGATACCTTTGTGTCCAAAGAGCACCCCGAGTGGGTCATGTCTGCCAAGGGAAATGCCGAACACACAGGTTCTTTTGCTCTCGTGGATCCCGAGGCCCGGGAATATATGACCGACGTGCTGTCCACCGCCTTCCGGGACTGGAAGGTGCGGGTGTGGAAGACAGATTCCGCCACCGTCGAACAGGACCTCGTCAATTATACCGG contains:
- a CDS encoding NPCBM/NEW2 domain-containing protein yields the protein MRIMWILAILVTFLAAGAAFAFDALAFADKAFSGEGTPEKTEHSFTVLAETFPNTTKVNRMQDGVNPIRLAGRTYRHGLGVHADNHLLFEFSKPVIRFTSRVGIDSLMSGTPAEITWQVLADGKEVAAGEAKSDNTCKTVDVTLPGITRLELLLDHGKEHTCDQTDWGDARVYFADGTDAWLDEIAGASRVIYRYPFSFVYGGVSSDELLPRWQFDKKSETLSDTHVVNTYTYTGDRLTVKAVVNIYTDTQALDWTVYFTGTGNTRSKILKDVNALNVDYRLSTSAPVGGDALPTGLIMEPVKDEKKELTDVVLCRTGGSIGCVRFSFDEFRQIPERLPKGETVSTVHGGLSPSGGDYSPWWSLKWGDGGMVCGLGWTGNWRADYTCDGENLNVRAGFGDAFNAYLKPGETVRSARVMSVFFNGDDIQTGMNLFRRSMINHVSPRENGRAAEIPIAYTVSASETNAGTEEVDRDYMNGFKGLGFEVTWFDAYVLRDGFPACIGNYHKPVSDMIDPVRYPHGMEPLVKMANDYGTDIMMWFAPETVGKDTFVSKEHPEWVMSAKGNAEHTGSFALVDPEAREYMTDVLSTAFRDWKVRVWKTDSATVEQDLVNYTGETGPQRKGIAENRWVQSLYKFWDDIRANKPDLLIDNCAGGCTRMDLETMSRSIIMWRSDSHVWAIFNDNRTAILNQLAVCRLNGFVPWHTCGQGGYSPYHIRSGFNMGLSYVNPLSVMKQEDKDLLKRGVEECKRLRKYCRGDYYTLYCTDERSDQWCAWQYDRPEEQDGCFVVFRREESPFTALTVKPRGIDPDAGYSVSVYETYDLKETVTMKGSELMEFNAVIPEAPGSLLVEYKKL